From the genome of Fusarium fujikuroi IMI 58289 draft genome, chromosome FFUJ_chr06:
TCCATCCCGACGACGAAACCCAAGCCCTAATCCTCAGCCTCACCGACCGTAACGACGAGCTGCAGAAGCAAATCAAGGACCAAGCGACCGATTCGCTACTCGATCTTGCCAAGGAAGTCCGTGAGTACAATGGCCCTACTACATGAGGTAAAGATCTAATCACAACGTCAGGGAACAATGTCACCGCGGCTCACCGCGCTGTAAGCGCTACAACTCATGCCGGGTGTCTCAAGCCGAACGACTATCGAACTCTGAGGGAGTCATGCAGTCAGCTCGCGAAGCTGGAGGATAAGTGCAAGGAGCGTGTTGAAGAGATCTCACGCGGTGCGATAAAGAGACCTGGAAGCGCATTGGAGCGTAAGGGCGGCAACAAGCGCCCGTTTAGGGGCTAGATACGGGGAGCTTGATGCAATGGGGGCCCTGGGGAGTAGGAGAACATGAGACCTTGACATGGGATATTAGACTAAACTCATCATAACGCACCCTCAACTTAGGCTcagttacctaagtcttgATGTAATTTAGGATTGAGATCCTAAGTTTTGTTTCCTTGCCTGGAGGAGGTTGATACGGCGTTGGGCATGGGTACGGGTATGGGATACGGAGCGAACTAAATGATTACATCCAAAATACACTCAGCTTCGAAGACATTTGCTTTCTCTTTGAAGTCCTCAATTGCTTGTAATCTCATGTTGAAATGGTGTTCAGCATCCAATGACTCAAGCAGCGCTTGACTTGGTGGTTCACTTAGTCTGACTCTGATGCTACAGCTGGGTCGACAGTGTATTATTTCCGTACCCCTTTGCCCTTATTCGAGCCGTTCTGACCCAGCACCTGTCAACAGTGGCACGTTCACTTCTTCATATACATCCACAAATGTACCTAGAGCATCATCGCTTGTCAACcctcttctcattcttcctTCTAGCCTTTCCCAATCTCCTCAAAACTCTTCAAAGATCATCTGAACTCACCTGAACTCTTCAAAATTCCAAAAcccctcctcttcaccttcacAAAAGCTCGTCATCATgactctcaacaccaaactcaAGCGCAAACCTCTTCCCTCTTCCCCTCCCAAGCCCTCATCTCCTGTCTCCGAGTCCCTCCCCTCTTCCTCACCTCCCAAAGCTCGATCTGCCAACGCAATCCGCAGCTCCTCCAAGAACTGTCCTGTCTGCAAAGCCATTCTCGTCAACCGCAACGGCAGCCTCGCGCGTCACGTTGAACGCCACGCAAAGCTTGCCAAAATCGAGGTTCGAacccttctcctctcctctcctcccaGTTCTAACGTTTCCCCAGGCTATGAATATCGACCTCAACCTTCCCCCAAAGGAAGCTCCTGACTTTGACGTAAAGCTCGCTCAGAATATGTGGCAGTCTGTTCCTGCGAGACGTCGCGCCACCGGCGGAGTCTTTCTTGACGGCCCACTAGCTGGAAAAGGCTTCTTTGAGGGTATGCCGAATGTTTTTCTCCCGAATGGACGGGTCAAGCCGAAGTTGGCgtggatcaagaaggatcttGAGTCGCGGGTTGGACGTGGTCCGTTGAGGGCTCTCAAGaacgccaacgccaacgctGGATCTCTCCTGGACAGTGAGGATTACATGGGGATCTAGCGGGATATTCAATGGCCTCTCATGTATGGGATGGGCAGTGAAGAAAGGCAGAAAGGCAGAACGATGTTGGCTACGAGGGCAAACAGGTACAATCGTGTTTCCGTGTTGTTCCCGGATTTCAAGCTGCGTTTCATATTCGCATTTCGGCTGcctacatcttcaacaaaccTTGTATCTTCAAAAGCTGCCTCAATTTGCAGCAATTCAGCAGCTGAGCCAGGTCAAAAAACTCCAATTTTCTCATCAAATGCATAACAGCCCTTTCATAGCACTACGAGACTTGAAAACAGAGAAACATGAAAAGTAAAGGGACGAAGGAGCTGGCGAGATTTTGACGTGTAGATTGTATCATCCTCAAAGCCAGTACCATGCTTCATACTTTCGTTACAACGACATGTCTTGTATAAAAATGAACGTTGCGTTGCGATTGAGCTTGGTCTCTGTTTCGAAGTGAGTGCTGTTGACGAAATATGAACCCCGCTATGTGCATATCTGTCTTATCTGTTATCTGTTATCGCAACCTTTTCGACTCCATTTAGTAACTGTCTTCGGAGAGCAACAAGAGATCAGAGCTCAACGTAAAATATGAAAGTAAACTCATTGGAATATATCCTCAATTTCTCCTCAGTTGGTTTTAAATTGCTCAAgtctctttattatttacgAGAGGTCCTGCAGTTTCGTTCCTCTCCTAGCTGTTTATGGCTTGTAAAGCACCAACTCTACTCAGAACACGGCAACATGGAGGATTTCCGGTGTCTGTATCAATGCTTGTTGGGTTGGAGTTCTGCCAAGTCACAAGCCTTATATACATGAATTGAATGGTGGAACTAAATACAATGATATTTTGACATCGTGTACATCAACATGGAAGTATGACAAAGGCTCAATTGAATCAGACCTTTTACAAGCACAAGTTTTCTGAAATGCAAACACGATCTACAAAAACAGTTCAGAGACAAAACAGATTTTTTCGCGTCAAACACTCAAAAGGTAAAGTCATGTAATATGTATTGACATTGCTCAAACAGgcaatataattatagactATGGTGGTATCTCAACAACTAAATTTATAGCAACTTTTACAAGTGGGAGGTAGTCACATCTTCTCAATGTCCCGAGGAGCAGCAGGCGCTTCATGCTCCTCTGCAATCTTGTTCTCCAGAGCGTTGGGCTGATAGGTACCCTTGAATTCAGACGCCTTGAGCATGTTCCACTTGTCCTCCTCAGCGTCGAGATGCTTGAAGTTGAACCAGAAGGCAGTGCCACCAACGAAAGCGATGACAGCAACGACGACGTAGTTCCAGACGAGGAGAGGGTCGCCAGAGAGGGGGGTGAAGGCCTGGCCGATGGCGGAGGCAAAGGCGGACATGAAGAGGTTGACAGACATGACGAGAGACTTCATGTTGTCGGGGGCCTTGGAGTAGGCGTACTCGTAAGATGTGACGTTGGTGAAGATCTCACCGAGACCGATGAGGATGTAAGGCAGACACTGAGCCCAGACGTTGATGTCGGCGGGGGCACACTTTTTACCAGTGTTGGGATCCTTACCATTGGCATACTTGCCGCAGGGGCTCATGTCATAGATGTAGTGCTGCATGACAGCAGACGCAACCATGGCGAGAGCTGAGATGATAAAACCGACTGTCATGCGTTTGATGGGGGTGAAAGCGATACCCAGCTTGCGGAGACCGGGGTAAAGAAGGTGATCAATGAGAGGAACCATGATGACAATAGAAATGGGGTTCAAATTCTGAATGACATCATTGGGAACACCGTTGAGAACCATGGTGGAGGCCTGAGTGGTGAGATTACCAGTCATCTGGTTGTAAGCCAGATGGAAGACAGGCAGGTAAAGGAAGACCTTGCAGGCCATCAGACCACGACGGACCTCATCGACCCAGGCATCATCGTAAGTCATCCAAGCAGGGCGCTGGTCAACGGGAATCTGAGAGGGCTTGGCATGCTCccagttgaagctgaagaaagaGCTGCGCTTGCGGACGTAGAAGAACATACGCAAGAACTTGGACAAGACGGAACCAGTGGCGGGCTTGAGCTTgtacttcttcttgttgagagcGAGAACAATGGgggcgacgaggaagaagatggtggggatgaagaaggcGAGCCAGAAGGAGTGATACTTCTCAACGTAGACCATGGCAATCTGACCGCAGACGGAGCCGATGTTAATGGCGAGGTAGAAGTAGAGGAAGACACGAGTGTTGGTCACAGCGGGGTCGACAATGACACGCTCGCCATTGCGGACCTCGACGCGCATCTTTGTGTCCTCATTCTGGTCAGCGAGGAGGGGCGAGACGTTGGCCTTGAAGAAGCCGGTTCCGACGCAGAGAACAATGAGGCCGACGATGAAGGCGCCGAAAGCAGGATCCTTGCGGACAATGACAGTGGGAGAAGAGGCAGCAACGAGGATGACGTGAGCGCATGTAGAGATGGCGATAGCGATGTGAAGAGTGAGGAAACGACCGAGCTTGGCATCTGCAATCCAGGCACTTTGAGGGTGTTAGCAAAAGACGTAAAGAATGGGAGTAAGGCGAACTCACCCGACAAGAGGCATGAGATAGGCAAAGAACTGGTTGAACAGAGAAATACCCTGCGCGGCCTTGGGTCCCATACCAAGCGCACCAGCCTGAGCCTGATCATCACTAGGATCAAGAGGCGCGCCAGTAACGGAACCCTCAGGCAGCGCCTGCCCGACAAAGTTTGTGTACAGGACCGCAGAGCCGTAGTACGAGAAGCGCTCGCAGGCCTCTACGAAGGCGATGGTGTACATGGCCCACTTGATCTTTCCTGAGACACGGCGCAGCGTCTGCAGCTCCTCTTCCGTGGGGAGCTCATCGTCCGAGTCCGAGACGGAGCGCTGGCGCGTGACGTCGATGGAGCCCTTGCCGGCGATCTGGGGGATGCCGTGCGTCTCTGGGTCGGCGAGACCAGAGCGGGCGATGGCGTCTGTGTCGAGGTGACCTGCGGTGGTCATTTTGACGATCTTTCTGTCAAAAGaaatgagagagagaagggTTGAGAGGGATGAGAGAAAGCCTGGGTCTGAGGCGGGGATGTGAAGGATAATTATACATGAGACGATTTATCTACGGGGTAACAAGCAATCACTCCACTATGGGTCTCCTTGATTGCCACCTTCTCAAAAGCGAACAAGTTGATGATCCCAGCTTGATACAGAAAACCCCAGAGTCGCAGGTCAAAGTAACCTTACAGAACAGAGTTGTTTAGTGGAGAACGACCTTATCTGCCCGCGGGACCAATCAGGGCAGGATGTTTTTGACGACAAAAGTTCCTGCAAGGAGGTTAGGCCACATGCGGGGATTGGCCCGAGCACTAGTTTGTACGGGATCGGTCCTTTTGCCATGATACCCAACGGGGAAGGTCGACATTCTCGTAACGTCGGCCGAACAAAGTGGAGGTTTTGTCTTCTGTATTTTGTTCTCGAACATTTCAAATGGTAGCACCGTATCGGTTTGACCCAGAGAAGTGGTTTGCCATCAGGGAAGAACCTGGTAAAGAATGTCTAGAATTGCAACGGTGACATTAAACAATGcaaataattctttaaatGCGGTATGAGTTTTGAAGGACCTCGGCTTGGACGTCGGAGCTGGGCGTCTTCCGGCTCCGAATATTACGTCTTGGCTGCGATTGGGCCAAGCCACCAGCTGCCGACACTGAGGCGTGGCGTGGCGTCTTCAGCTGCCAATACGCCAAGAGCGTTGAAGCCAATTCGCCTGCATTGGCATTGTAATTGGATGTTGGTGATTGCAATGCGACAAGATCAACGTCGCCTCTCCGTTTTGCAAAGGGATTGAGCGTTGAGTGGTGCCTTGAATGTGTCATAGGGGTCTTGGCGGTGACATTTGGAGGGAAAAGTCGCCTGCTCTCTCGTTGCTCTCAGTGTCTCACGCTCAAATCGAATCGAGATATGAGCGTAAGTCACATATCTCGTAAGCCCATATCTGGATCAGTAATCTCATATCATTAAAATCCTTCTTCAGTACTCCAAAATTGCTTGATCCCAGCACGCCATTCCAA
Proteins encoded in this window:
- a CDS encoding related to peptide transport protein; its protein translation is MTTAGHLDTDAIARSGLADPETHGIPQIAGKGSIDVTRQRSVSDSDDELPTEEELQTLRRVSGKIKWAMYTIAFVEACERFSYYGSAVLYTNFVGQALPEGSVTGAPLDPSDDQAQAGALGMGPKAAQGISLFNQFFAYLMPLVGAWIADAKLGRFLTLHIAIAISTCAHVILVAASSPTVIVRKDPAFGAFIVGLIVLCVGTGFFKANVSPLLADQNEDTKMRVEVRNGERVIVDPAVTNTRVFLYFYLAINIGSVCGQIAMVYVEKYHSFWLAFFIPTIFFLVAPIVLALNKKKYKLKPATGSVLSKFLRMFFYVRKRSSFFSFNWEHAKPSQIPVDQRPAWMTYDDAWVDEVRRGLMACKVFLYLPVFHLAYNQMTGNLTTQASTMVLNGVPNDVIQNLNPISIVIMVPLIDHLLYPGLRKLGIAFTPIKRMTVGFIISALAMVASAVMQHYIYDMSPCGKYANGKDPNTGKKCAPADINVWAQCLPYILIGLGEIFTNVTSYEYAYSKAPDNMKSLVMSVNLFMSAFASAIGQAFTPLSGDPLLVWNYVVVAVIAFVGGTAFWFNFKHLDAEEDKWNMLKASEFKGTYQPNALENKIAEEHEAPAAPRDIEKM